A stretch of DNA from Butyricicoccus intestinisimiae:
ATCCGCCAGATCGCGGGACAAATTCTTGTTCTCGTCAAGATACTTGGAAATCTGCGTGCGCAGATTTTCCGAGCCCTTGACCGCCTGTACATAGTTATCTGCAATATCGCAGGCTGTCAGCAGCACTGCCTGCAGCGTGCTGGCACCGCTTTCTTTGATCTTGCACACGCGGTTGTCCACGAGCGCTGCGATCTTGGTCATATATTCCTCATCCTGCTCGCCGGTCATGGTAAACCGGTTGCCGGCAATGACGACCTCGACTCTGTTTTTCATAGAAATCCCTTGCCTCCAATTGTCCGCTCTCACGGTTTCGCTTTCTATTCCGCGGGCGAATTTCTTCATATGGTAGTATTATAGCACAGACCGTTCGGGTTTGTTAACTGTTTGTTGGGGCTCTCCGTATATTTTTGCGCAAAAATTCCATGCAATCCGCAAATATCCGCTCATCGTGTGCATCCTGCACAGAAAATTCACACGACTGGAAATTGTATCCGGCGGCATTTCGTGATAAAATGAAAAACAGTATAGCAAAACCGTACGATTACAAAGGAGATTTCCCCATTATGATGAACCTGAGTCAGGCGCGCCGCATCGTGGTCAAGGTCGGCACTTCGACGCTTACCTATCCGACCGGCAAACTGAACATTCGCGGCATTGAGCGTCTTGTGCGCTGCATTGCAGACCTGCACAACCGCGGCTACGAGATGGTGCTCGTCTCATCCGGCGCCATCGCTGTCGGCGCTGCCAAAATGCGTCTGCCGGAGCGGCCGCAGGAGCTGCGCATGAAGCAGGCTGCCGCCGCTGTCGGCCAGTGCGAGCTGATGCACGTATACGACAAAATTTTCGCCGAATACGGCATCAATACCGCGCAGATTCTTCTCACCACAGAGGATACCGAGGACGAAACCCGCCGCCACAATGTACACAACACCTTTGATGCTCTGCTCGAGACCAAATCGCTGCCGATCGTCAACGAAAACGATACCGTCGCCGTGGAAGAAATTGAGTTCGGCGACAACGACAGTCTTGCCGCCGTGGTATCGCGCGTTTCCAACGCAGATTTGCTCGTTATTTTCACGGATATGGACGGTTTATTCGATGATAACCCGCGCGAAAATCCGGAAGCCCGCCTGATTCCGGTTGTGCATGAAATCAATGACGATTTGCGCGCCATCGCAGGCGGCGCGGGCACAGCCAACGGCACCGGCGGCATGATCACCAAGCTGCACGCAGCCGAGCTGTGCAACGAAAAAAACATCCCGATGTTTGTTGTCAACGGCGCAAAGCCGGAAATTTTATATGATTTGGCAGACGGCCGCCTCGCCGGCACGCTGTTTCTGCCGCCGAATTATGATTCTGCAAGGAGCTGAACGACTATGACATCTGTACTGGATACTTGCAAGCGTGCCGCTGCAGTCAAGCAGGAAATCGGCACACTGGGAACCAAGGAAAAGAACCGCGCACTGCTTGCCATCGCGGATGCTTTGCAGGCACATCGTGCGGAAATTCTCGCCGCCAATCAGCTGGATATTGACGCAGGCAGAAAAAATGGCTTAAACGAAGGCTTGATTGACCGCCTGACGCTGGGCAATGACCGCATTGACGGCGTGGCGGACGGCTGCCGGCAAGTCGCCGCCCTGCCCGACCCAATCGGCGAAGTGACCGAGATGAAGGTCACACCGAACGGCTTGAAAATCGGCAAAAAGCGCGTGCCGATGGGTGTCATCGGCATCATCTATGAAGCGCGCCCGAATGTCACGGTAGACGCCGCCGCTCTGTGCTTCAAGGCCGGTTCCGCCTGCGTCCTGCGCGGCGGCAAAGAAGCGTTTCACTCCAACCAATGCCTGATGGGCATTATGCGCGACGCCATCGCTTCCTGCGGCTTATCCCCAGATATTTTAAATTTGATTGAGGACACCACACATGAGGGTGCCAATGTCATGATGCAGGCAAACGGTCTCATTGACGTGTTGATTCCGCGCGGTTCTGCCCGCCTGATTCAAGCCGTTGTCAAGACGGCTACGGTTCCGGTTATCGAGACCGGCGTGGGCAACTGCCATATTTATGTCGATGCCAGCGCAGATATACCTATGGCACTGGATATTTTGGAAAATGCCAAGTGCCAGCGCATCTCCGTCTGCAACGCGGCGGAAAGCCTGCTTGTACATCGCGACATTGCGGCGCAGTTCCTGCCGCTGGCAAAACAGCGTCTGGACAAGCATCAGGTCATCTGGCACGGCTGTCCGAAAACCTGTGAGATCCTCGGAAACGACATCATTCCGGCAACCGATGACGACTACGGCACGGAGTATCTCAATTACGAGATTTCCTGCAAGGTCATCGACTCAACGGATGCCGCCATTGACCATATCAACCACTACAACACCGGACACTCGGAGGCAATCGTCACGCACGATTACTTCAACGCCCAGCGTTTTCTGGATCGGGTCGATGCCGCCGCTGTTTATGTCAACGCTTCTACCCGCTTTACCGACGGCGGCGAATTTGGCTTTGGCGCAGAAATCGGCATCTCCACCCAAAAGCTGCACGCCCGCGGCCCCATGGGTCTGAAGGAGCTGACCTCAAACAAGTACATCATCTACGGAGAAGGTCAGATTCGATAAGTGTACGGCACAGAAAGGATTTGATCACATGGAGCGCGAATTTAAATGGAATATCAAACAGGCGGAGGATTTTGACGTCCTTGCAGACAGCGATTTCGTCAAACCTCTGGTGACGGAAGAAACGCGGCTGGAAATGGAAGCGGCGTATTATGATACGGCAGACGGCTTGGTTTCCAAAGTGCATGGTGGCTTGCGTCTGCGCCGCGAGAACAAAGAAACAGTCGTTTGCCTCAAGCTGGCTGCCCGCAGCGAATTTGACGGTGCCTGCAAGGCGCGCGAGGAATACGAAGTGTGTGCGGAGGACATCCGTGCCGGCATTCGGCAGCTGCCGTCCGTCGGCGCACCGCAGGACTTTTGCGACCAGCTCATGCAATCGAATTTAATCGAACAGGGCCGCACGATGTTCACGCGCTTTGCCTCTCAGCTGGCATATAAGGGCTGTACCTGCGAGCTGTCGTTTGACTACGGCCGCATGACGCATCTGACCCGCATCGGCACCATCTGCGAGATGGAGCTGGAGTACAAGGGCGGCAGCGATTTTGATTTCGATGAACTGGCAATCACGCTGCAGCGCAAGTTCCAACTGGAACCGCAGCCGCTGTCTAAGCTCGCACGAATGATGAGATTATAAATTCATATAGAAAGCAGAAAGAACCACTGGCATTACGCCAGTGGTTCTTTGTTATGCAATATCTTACCTTTGCGTCAGCTGAAGGAGTCTGCTTATGCCTTCACACGTCTATTATCTTCTGATGATATTTCTCTGATGGAGCGCGTCCAAAATGCGCGGCAGCAGAACCGCATACACGACCGCTGTGACAATGCCCACCAAAATGCGCGGCGGGATGGCAACATAAATCGCCAAAAAGGATTGATAGTATCCATACAGCATCTGTTCCACCAGCATGGCTCCTGTATTGCACAGCGTCACAAGAACCGAAGTAAGACAGGTTTCCAGCGCCAGAA
This window harbors:
- the proB gene encoding glutamate 5-kinase; this translates as MMNLSQARRIVVKVGTSTLTYPTGKLNIRGIERLVRCIADLHNRGYEMVLVSSGAIAVGAAKMRLPERPQELRMKQAAAAVGQCELMHVYDKIFAEYGINTAQILLTTEDTEDETRRHNVHNTFDALLETKSLPIVNENDTVAVEEIEFGDNDSLAAVVSRVSNADLLVIFTDMDGLFDDNPRENPEARLIPVVHEINDDLRAIAGGAGTANGTGGMITKLHAAELCNEKNIPMFVVNGAKPEILYDLADGRLAGTLFLPPNYDSARS
- a CDS encoding glutamate-5-semialdehyde dehydrogenase encodes the protein MTSVLDTCKRAAAVKQEIGTLGTKEKNRALLAIADALQAHRAEILAANQLDIDAGRKNGLNEGLIDRLTLGNDRIDGVADGCRQVAALPDPIGEVTEMKVTPNGLKIGKKRVPMGVIGIIYEARPNVTVDAAALCFKAGSACVLRGGKEAFHSNQCLMGIMRDAIASCGLSPDILNLIEDTTHEGANVMMQANGLIDVLIPRGSARLIQAVVKTATVPVIETGVGNCHIYVDASADIPMALDILENAKCQRISVCNAAESLLVHRDIAAQFLPLAKQRLDKHQVIWHGCPKTCEILGNDIIPATDDDYGTEYLNYEISCKVIDSTDAAIDHINHYNTGHSEAIVTHDYFNAQRFLDRVDAAAVYVNASTRFTDGGEFGFGAEIGISTQKLHARGPMGLKELTSNKYIIYGEGQIR
- a CDS encoding CYTH domain-containing protein — translated: MEREFKWNIKQAEDFDVLADSDFVKPLVTEETRLEMEAAYYDTADGLVSKVHGGLRLRRENKETVVCLKLAARSEFDGACKAREEYEVCAEDIRAGIRQLPSVGAPQDFCDQLMQSNLIEQGRTMFTRFASQLAYKGCTCELSFDYGRMTHLTRIGTICEMELEYKGGSDFDFDELAITLQRKFQLEPQPLSKLARMMRL